One genomic segment of Streptomyces sp. TLI_146 includes these proteins:
- a CDS encoding FAD-dependent monooxygenase, which yields MSNFDADVIIAGAGPTGLMLAGELRLNGVSVIVVDRLAEPIQQSRALGFSARTIEEFGQRGLLSRFGEVDVIPVGHFGGVSIDYRLVEGGSYGARGIPQSRTEGVLAGWAGQLGAEVRRGVEVTGLEDGADGVTVEVSTPEGPATLRGRYLVGADGARSAVRKLAGIDFPGTDPAIELRFADISGVPLRPRFSGERVPGGMVMVLPLGPERCRIVYFDRSEPLRKSPDPITFDEVAEAFKRLSGEDISGATVHWVSTTTDVSRQAAEYRKGRVFLAGDAAHIHLPIGAQGMSAGVQDAVNLGWKLALEIKGQAPEGLLDTYHSERHPVGARVLTNTLAQRILYLGGDEITPLLDVFTELAEFEDVQKTLIGMVTGLDIRHDVGEGDHPLLGRRLKDEELVVDGKKTTNFELLAAGKAVLFDLTDDSHLRELAAGWADRVTTVTAKQHDCDDGLDAFLVRPDGYVAWVSPSASRTEGLVESLNRWFGRPN from the coding sequence ATGTCTAACTTTGACGCGGACGTAATTATCGCGGGAGCCGGCCCCACTGGACTCATGCTCGCGGGCGAACTGCGCCTGAACGGCGTGTCCGTGATTGTCGTCGACCGCCTTGCCGAGCCGATTCAGCAGTCGCGTGCTCTGGGATTCTCGGCGCGTACCATCGAGGAATTCGGCCAGCGCGGACTGCTGTCCCGATTCGGTGAAGTGGACGTCATTCCGGTCGGCCATTTCGGCGGAGTGTCCATCGATTACCGGTTGGTCGAGGGCGGTTCGTACGGCGCCCGGGGCATCCCCCAGTCGCGCACCGAGGGCGTGCTGGCCGGCTGGGCCGGGCAGCTGGGCGCCGAGGTCCGCCGCGGGGTCGAGGTCACCGGCCTGGAGGACGGCGCCGACGGGGTCACCGTGGAGGTCTCCACGCCCGAGGGCCCGGCCACGCTGCGCGGCCGCTACCTGGTGGGCGCGGACGGCGCCCGCAGCGCGGTGCGCAAGCTCGCGGGCATCGACTTCCCGGGCACCGACCCGGCCATCGAGCTCCGGTTCGCCGACATCAGCGGGGTGCCGCTGCGCCCGCGCTTCAGCGGCGAGCGGGTGCCCGGCGGCATGGTCATGGTGCTGCCGCTCGGCCCGGAGCGCTGCCGGATCGTCTACTTCGACCGGAGCGAGCCGCTCCGCAAGAGCCCGGACCCGATCACCTTCGACGAGGTGGCCGAGGCGTTCAAGCGCCTGTCCGGCGAGGACATCAGCGGTGCCACGGTGCACTGGGTCTCCACCACCACCGATGTGAGCCGCCAGGCCGCCGAGTACCGCAAGGGCCGGGTCTTCCTGGCCGGCGACGCCGCGCACATCCATCTGCCCATCGGCGCGCAGGGAATGAGCGCCGGCGTGCAGGACGCGGTGAACCTCGGCTGGAAGCTCGCCCTGGAGATCAAGGGCCAGGCGCCCGAGGGCCTGCTCGACACGTACCACTCCGAGCGCCACCCGGTCGGTGCCCGGGTCCTCACCAACACGCTCGCCCAGCGGATCCTCTACCTGGGCGGCGACGAGATCACCCCGCTGCTCGACGTCTTCACCGAGCTCGCTGAGTTCGAGGACGTCCAGAAGACGCTGATCGGGATGGTCACCGGCCTGGACATCCGGCACGACGTGGGCGAGGGCGACCATCCGCTCCTCGGCCGCCGTCTGAAGGACGAGGAACTGGTGGTCGACGGCAAGAAGACCACCAACTTCGAGCTGCTGGCGGCCGGCAAGGCCGTTCTGTTCGACCTCACCGACGACTCCCACCTGCGCGAGCTCGCCGCAGGCTGGGCCGACCGTGTCACCACGGTCACCGCCAAGCAGCACGACTGCGACGACGGTCTGGACGCCTTCCTGGTGCGCCCCGACGGCTATGTCGCCTGGGTCTCGCCCTCCGCCTCGCGCACGGAGGGGCTCGTCGAATCCCTCAACCGGTGGTTCGGCCGACCCAACTGA
- a CDS encoding ketosynthase chain-length factor: MTSSVVVTGLGVASPNGLGIQDYWAATVGGKSGIGRITRFDPSSYPAKLAGEVPGFVAEDLLPSRLLPQTDRVTRLALVATDWALADAGITPAELPEFDMGVVTASAAGGFEFGQGELQALWSKGSQYVSAYQSFAWFYAVNSGQISIRNGMKGPSGVVVSDQAGGLDAVAQARRQIRKGTSLIVSGAIDASVCPWGWVAQLASDRLSTSEEPTRAYLPFDREAAGYVPGEGGAILIMEDAEAARARGARIYGEVAGYGSTIDPKAGSGRPPGLRKAIELALADAGVAPGDVDVVFADAAADAELDRQEAEALNAVFGTRGVAVTAPKTMTGRLYSGAAPLDLAAAFLAIKDGVIPPTVHIDPAAEYDLDLVLGEPRTAEVRTALVLARGYGGFNSAVVVRSA; the protein is encoded by the coding sequence ATGACGTCGTCCGTGGTGGTCACCGGCCTGGGGGTGGCATCCCCCAACGGGCTCGGCATCCAGGACTACTGGGCGGCGACCGTCGGTGGCAAGAGCGGCATCGGCCGCATCACCCGCTTCGACCCGTCGTCCTACCCGGCCAAGCTGGCCGGCGAGGTCCCGGGCTTCGTCGCGGAGGACCTGCTGCCGAGCCGGCTGCTCCCGCAGACCGACCGGGTGACCCGGCTCGCGCTGGTCGCGACCGACTGGGCGCTCGCCGACGCGGGCATCACCCCCGCCGAACTCCCCGAGTTCGACATGGGCGTGGTGACCGCGAGCGCGGCCGGCGGCTTCGAGTTCGGCCAGGGCGAGCTCCAGGCCCTGTGGTCCAAGGGCAGCCAGTACGTCTCGGCGTACCAGTCCTTCGCCTGGTTCTACGCGGTCAACAGCGGCCAGATCTCCATCCGCAACGGGATGAAGGGCCCCAGCGGCGTGGTCGTCAGCGACCAGGCCGGCGGTCTCGACGCGGTGGCGCAGGCCCGGCGGCAGATCCGCAAGGGCACCTCGCTGATCGTCTCGGGCGCCATCGACGCCTCGGTCTGCCCGTGGGGCTGGGTGGCCCAGCTGGCCAGCGACCGGCTCTCCACCAGCGAGGAGCCGACCCGCGCCTACCTGCCCTTCGACCGCGAGGCCGCGGGGTACGTGCCCGGCGAGGGCGGCGCCATCCTGATCATGGAGGACGCCGAGGCGGCCCGCGCCCGGGGCGCCCGGATCTACGGCGAGGTCGCCGGCTACGGCTCGACCATCGACCCGAAGGCCGGCTCCGGCCGTCCGCCCGGGCTGCGCAAGGCCATCGAACTCGCCCTGGCCGACGCGGGGGTCGCACCGGGTGACGTGGACGTGGTCTTCGCCGACGCGGCCGCCGACGCCGAGCTCGACCGCCAGGAGGCCGAGGCGCTCAACGCGGTCTTCGGCACCCGGGGGGTCGCGGTCACCGCGCCCAAGACGATGACCGGACGGCTCTACTCGGGCGCGGCCCCGCTGGACCTGGCCGCCGCCTTCCTCGCCATCAAGGACGGGGTCATCCCGCCCACCGTGCACATCGACCCGGCCGCCGAGTACGACCTCGACCTGGTCCTGGGCGAGCCGCGCACCGCCGAGGTGCGCACAGCGCTGGTGCTGGCTCGTGGCTATGGCGGGTTCAACTCCGCCGTGGTCGTCCGTTCCGCGTAA
- the fabG gene encoding 3-oxoacyl-ACP reductase FabG, which produces MTENTARVALVTGATSGIGLSVARLLASQGHKVFIGARNAENVTETVKQLQGEGLEADGSALDVTDADSVKAFVQAAVDRFGTVDVLVNNAGRSGGGVTADIEDELWDAVIDTNLNSVFRVTREVLNTGGMRHKDRGRIINIASTAGKQGVVLGAPYSASKHGVVGFTKALGNELAPTGITVNAVCPGYVETPMAQRVRQGYAAAYSTSEDAILEKFQAKIPLGRYSTPDEVAGLVGYLASDTAASITAQALNVCGGLGNF; this is translated from the coding sequence ATGACCGAGAACACCGCACGGGTCGCACTGGTGACGGGTGCCACGAGCGGCATCGGGCTCTCCGTGGCCCGGCTGCTCGCCTCCCAGGGCCACAAGGTCTTCATCGGCGCGCGCAACGCCGAGAACGTCACCGAGACCGTCAAGCAGCTCCAGGGCGAAGGGCTGGAGGCCGACGGCTCGGCCCTGGACGTCACCGACGCCGACAGCGTCAAGGCCTTCGTCCAGGCCGCCGTCGACCGCTTCGGCACCGTCGACGTGCTGGTCAACAACGCCGGCCGGTCCGGTGGCGGCGTCACCGCCGACATCGAGGACGAGCTGTGGGACGCCGTCATCGACACCAACCTGAACAGTGTCTTCCGGGTCACCCGCGAGGTCCTCAACACCGGCGGCATGCGCCACAAGGACCGCGGCCGGATCATCAACATCGCCTCCACCGCGGGCAAGCAGGGCGTCGTGCTCGGCGCCCCGTACTCGGCCTCCAAGCACGGCGTGGTCGGCTTCACCAAGGCGCTCGGCAACGAGCTCGCGCCCACCGGCATCACGGTCAACGCCGTCTGCCCCGGTTACGTCGAGACGCCGATGGCGCAGCGCGTGCGGCAGGGCTACGCGGCCGCGTACTCCACCTCCGAGGACGCGATCCTGGAGAAGTTCCAGGCCAAGATCCCGCTCGGCCGCTACTCCACCCCGGACGAGGTCGCGGGTCTGGTCGGCTACCTGGCCTCCGACACCGCCGCCTCGATCACCGCGCAGGCGCTCAACGTCTGCGGCGGCCTCGGCAACTTCTAG
- a CDS encoding acyl carrier protein — protein sequence MATTFTLDDLKRILLEAAGADEGVDLDGDILDTEFEVLGYESLALLETGGRIEREYGISLDDDALTDATTPRALIDVVNAQLSSASAA from the coding sequence ATGGCCACCACGTTCACCCTCGACGACCTCAAGCGCATCCTCCTTGAGGCCGCGGGCGCCGACGAGGGCGTCGACCTGGACGGCGACATTCTGGACACCGAGTTCGAGGTCCTGGGATACGAGTCGCTCGCGCTGCTGGAGACGGGCGGCCGGATCGAGCGTGAGTACGGCATCTCGCTGGACGACGACGCGCTGACCGACGCCACCACGCCGCGCGCCCTGATCGACGTCGTCAACGCCCAGCTGTCCTCCGCGTCCGCCGCCTGA
- a CDS encoding TcmI family type II polyketide cyclase, whose product MHSTLIVARMEPGSSTDVAKLFAEFDATEMPHRMGTLRRQLFSYRGLYFHLQDFDADNGGELIEAAKNDPRFIGISNDLKPFIQAYDPATWRSPADAMAARFYNWEAGA is encoded by the coding sequence ATGCACAGCACGCTCATCGTCGCCCGCATGGAACCCGGTTCGAGCACCGACGTCGCCAAGCTGTTCGCCGAGTTCGACGCGACGGAGATGCCGCACCGGATGGGAACGCTGCGCCGCCAGCTGTTCTCCTACCGGGGCCTCTACTTCCACCTGCAGGACTTCGACGCGGACAACGGCGGTGAGCTGATCGAGGCCGCGAAGAACGACCCGCGGTTCATCGGGATCAGCAACGACCTCAAGCCGTTCATCCAGGCGTACGACCCGGCCACCTGGCGCTCGCCCGCCGACGCCATGGCCGCCCGCTTCTACAACTGGGAGGCGGGCGCGTGA
- a CDS encoding antibiotic biosynthesis monooxygenase — MPKISSDDKNLTVLNLFSTDAPEKQEGLLGAMREIVDSAAYPGWMSSTVHAGVDKPGTANFIQWRSRADLEDRYDGEEFKHRTLPLFGELTTSIRLLQNEIGYSQSKSGDGVEISPARTDYTVIAVFGVEEKNQDDLVDALGPSMKFLSDVPGYVSHTILKGIAARGLEGSFVVSYSQWESKEAFDAYQAVPQAEKPAARLEAEKRTGSLLTSVDSNTYRVVHTRAAGE; from the coding sequence ATGCCCAAGATTTCTTCCGATGACAAGAACCTGACCGTCCTCAACCTCTTCTCCACGGACGCCCCGGAGAAGCAGGAGGGCCTGCTCGGCGCGATGCGCGAGATCGTCGACTCGGCCGCCTACCCGGGCTGGATGTCCTCCACCGTGCACGCCGGTGTGGACAAGCCGGGCACGGCCAACTTCATCCAGTGGCGCAGCCGCGCGGACCTGGAGGACCGGTACGACGGCGAGGAGTTCAAGCATCGCACGCTGCCGCTCTTCGGCGAGCTGACCACCTCGATCCGCCTGCTGCAGAACGAGATCGGCTACTCGCAGTCGAAGTCGGGCGACGGCGTCGAGATCTCCCCGGCCCGCACCGACTACACCGTGATCGCGGTCTTCGGCGTCGAGGAGAAGAACCAGGACGACCTGGTCGACGCGCTCGGCCCGTCGATGAAGTTCCTGAGCGACGTTCCCGGTTACGTCTCGCACACGATCCTCAAGGGCATCGCCGCCCGCGGCCTGGAGGGCTCCTTCGTGGTCTCCTACTCGCAGTGGGAGAGCAAGGAGGCGTTCGACGCCTACCAGGCCGTGCCGCAGGCCGAGAAGCCCGCCGCCCGCCTGGAGGCCGAGAAGCGCACCGGCTCGCTCCTGACGTCGGTGGACTCCAACACCTACCGCGTCGTCCACACCCGCGCGGCCGGCGAGTAA
- a CDS encoding beta-ketoacyl synthase yields the protein MTTPRRVVITGMEVLAPGGIGTKNFWSLLSEGRTATRGITFFDPTPFRSRVAAEIDFDPYEHGLSPQEVRRMDRAGQFAVVASRGAVADSGLELAGLDPYRIGVTVGSAVGATMGLDEEYRVVSDGGRLDLVDHEYAVPHLYNHLVPSSFAAEVAWAVGAEGPSTVVSTGCTSGIDSVGYAVELIREGSADVMIAGSSDAPISPITMACFDAIKATTNRYDEPETASRPFDNSRNGFVLGEGTAFFVLEELESAQKRGAHIYAEIAGYATRSNAYHMTGLRPDGAEMAEAIRVALDEARMNGDEIDYINAHGSGTKQNDRHETAAVKRILGDHAYRTPMSSIKSMVGHSLGAIGSIEIAASALAMEYNVVPPTANLHTPDPECDLDYVPLTARDRKTDAVLSVGSGFGGFQSAVVLARPERKLA from the coding sequence GTGACAACGCCTCGCAGGGTCGTCATCACGGGGATGGAGGTGCTCGCCCCGGGTGGAATCGGCACCAAGAACTTCTGGAGTCTCCTCAGCGAGGGCCGCACGGCGACGCGCGGTATCACCTTCTTCGACCCCACACCGTTCCGCTCCCGGGTGGCCGCGGAGATCGACTTCGATCCGTACGAGCACGGTCTGAGCCCGCAGGAGGTCCGGCGCATGGACCGCGCCGGGCAGTTCGCGGTCGTCGCCTCGCGCGGCGCGGTCGCCGACAGCGGTCTGGAGCTGGCGGGCCTTGACCCGTACCGGATCGGTGTCACCGTCGGCAGCGCGGTCGGCGCGACCATGGGACTCGACGAGGAGTACCGGGTCGTCAGCGACGGCGGCCGGCTCGACCTCGTGGACCACGAGTACGCCGTCCCGCACCTCTACAACCACCTGGTGCCGAGCTCCTTCGCGGCCGAGGTCGCCTGGGCCGTCGGGGCCGAGGGCCCCAGCACCGTGGTCTCCACGGGCTGCACCTCCGGCATCGACTCGGTCGGCTACGCCGTCGAGCTGATCCGCGAGGGCTCCGCCGACGTCATGATCGCCGGTTCCTCGGACGCGCCGATCTCGCCGATCACCATGGCGTGCTTCGACGCGATCAAGGCCACCACGAACCGCTACGACGAGCCCGAGACGGCCTCGCGGCCGTTCGACAACTCGCGCAACGGCTTCGTGCTCGGCGAGGGCACCGCCTTCTTCGTCCTCGAAGAGCTGGAGAGCGCCCAGAAGCGCGGCGCCCACATCTACGCGGAGATCGCCGGCTACGCCACGCGCTCCAACGCGTACCACATGACCGGACTGCGCCCCGACGGCGCGGAGATGGCCGAGGCGATCCGTGTGGCGCTCGACGAGGCGCGGATGAACGGCGACGAGATCGACTACATCAACGCCCACGGCTCCGGCACCAAGCAGAACGACCGCCACGAGACGGCGGCCGTCAAGCGGATCCTCGGCGACCACGCCTACCGGACGCCGATGAGCTCCATCAAGTCGATGGTCGGGCACTCGCTCGGCGCGATCGGCTCGATCGAGATCGCCGCCTCGGCGCTCGCCATGGAGTACAACGTCGTGCCGCCCACGGCGAACCTGCACACGCCCGACCCCGAGTGCGACCTGGACTACGTCCCGCTGACCGCCCGCGACCGGAAGACCGACGCGGTCCTCTCGGTCGGCAGCGGCTTCGGCGGCTTCCAGAGCGCCGTGGTGCTCGCCCGTCCCGAGAGGAAGCTCGCATGA